One window from the genome of Streptomyces cadmiisoli encodes:
- a CDS encoding homoserine dehydrogenase, with the protein MRTRPLKVALLGCGVVGSEVARIMTTHADDLAARIGAPVELAGVAVRRPDKVREGIDPALVTTDATALVKRGDIDVVVEVIGGIEPARTLITTAFEHGASVVSANKALLAQDGAALHAAAEEHDADLYYEAAVAGAIPLIRPLRESLAGDKVNRVLGIVNGTTNFILDKMDSTGAGYQEALDEATALGYAEADPTADVEGFDAAAKAAILAGIAFHTRVRLDDVYREGMTEVTAADFASAKAMGCTIKLLAICERAADGGSVTARVHPAMIPLTHPLASVRGAYNAVFVESDAAGQLMFYGPGAGGSPTASAVLGDLVAVCRNRLSGATGPGESAYAALPVSSMGEVVTRYHISLDVADKPGVLAQVATVFAEHGVSIDTVRQQGRQDGGGEASLVVVTHRASDASLSGTVEALRKLDTVRGVASIMRVEGE; encoded by the coding sequence TGCGTACGCGTCCGCTGAAGGTGGCGCTGCTGGGCTGTGGAGTGGTCGGCTCAGAGGTGGCGCGCATCATGACGACGCACGCCGACGACCTCGCCGCCCGGATCGGCGCGCCCGTGGAGCTCGCCGGCGTCGCGGTCCGCCGTCCCGACAAGGTGCGCGAGGGCATCGACCCGGCCCTCGTCACCACCGACGCGACCGCGCTGGTCAAACGCGGCGACATCGACGTGGTGGTCGAGGTCATCGGCGGCATCGAGCCCGCTCGTACGCTGATCACGACCGCCTTCGAGCACGGTGCCTCCGTCGTCTCGGCGAACAAGGCCCTGCTCGCCCAGGACGGTGCCGCGCTGCACGCCGCCGCCGAGGAGCACGACGCGGACCTCTACTACGAGGCCGCCGTGGCCGGCGCCATCCCGCTGATCCGCCCGCTGCGCGAGTCGCTGGCGGGCGACAAGGTCAACCGGGTCCTCGGCATCGTCAACGGCACGACGAACTTCATCCTCGACAAGATGGACTCCACGGGCGCCGGGTACCAGGAGGCCCTCGACGAGGCCACCGCGCTGGGCTACGCCGAGGCCGACCCCACCGCCGACGTCGAGGGCTTCGACGCCGCCGCCAAGGCCGCGATCCTCGCCGGAATCGCCTTCCACACACGGGTGCGCCTCGACGACGTCTACCGCGAGGGGATGACCGAGGTCACCGCCGCCGACTTCGCCTCGGCGAAGGCGATGGGCTGCACCATCAAACTGCTCGCCATCTGCGAGCGGGCCGCGGACGGCGGGTCCGTCACCGCGCGCGTGCACCCGGCCATGATTCCACTGACGCATCCGCTCGCCTCGGTGCGCGGCGCCTACAACGCGGTCTTCGTCGAGTCGGACGCCGCCGGGCAGCTGATGTTCTACGGCCCCGGGGCCGGCGGCTCCCCGACCGCGTCCGCGGTCCTCGGCGACCTGGTCGCCGTCTGCCGCAACCGGCTCAGCGGCGCGACCGGGCCCGGCGAGTCCGCGTACGCCGCGCTGCCCGTCTCGTCCATGGGCGAGGTCGTCACGCGCTACCACATCAGCCTTGACGTGGCCGACAAACCGGGTGTTCTCGCCCAGGTGGCCACGGTGTTCGCCGAGCACGGGGTGTCGATCGATACGGTTCGCCAGCAAGGACGGCAGGACGGCGGCGGCGAGGCGTCCCTCGTCGTCGTCACGCACCGCGCTTCCGACGCGTCCCTCAGCGGGACCGTCGAGGCGCTGCGCAAGCTCGACACCGTGCGGGGTGTCGCCAGCATCATGCGGGTTGAAGGAGAGTAA
- the thrB gene encoding homoserine kinase, with product MAGPAFRAAAVRVRVPATSANLGPGFDAFGLALGLYDDVVVRVADSGLHIDIAGEGSDTLPRDENHLLVRSLRTAFDSLGGQPRGLEIVCANRIPHGRGLGSSSAAICAGIVAARAVTIGGEAKLDDAALLELATEIEGHPDNVAACLLGGFTLSWMEAGSARAIRMEPADSIVPVVFVPGKPVLTETARGLLPRSVPHVDAAVNAGRAALLVEALTRRPELLLPATEDRLHQEYRAPAMPESAALVERLRADGIPAVISGAGPTVMALADAGTADKVEQLAGRDWAANRLALDPQGASVLPLATASTD from the coding sequence ATGGCCGGTCCAGCCTTCCGCGCCGCCGCCGTACGGGTGCGCGTCCCCGCGACCAGCGCGAACCTCGGCCCGGGCTTCGACGCCTTCGGCCTCGCGCTGGGCCTCTACGACGACGTGGTCGTCCGGGTGGCCGACTCCGGGCTGCACATCGACATCGCGGGTGAGGGCAGCGACACGCTGCCGCGTGACGAGAACCACCTTCTCGTCCGCTCTCTGCGGACCGCCTTCGACTCCCTCGGCGGGCAGCCGCGCGGCCTGGAGATCGTCTGCGCCAACCGCATTCCGCACGGCCGCGGCCTGGGCTCCTCCTCGGCCGCCATCTGCGCCGGCATCGTGGCCGCGCGAGCGGTGACCATAGGCGGCGAGGCCAAGCTCGACGACGCCGCGCTGCTGGAACTCGCCACCGAGATCGAGGGCCACCCGGACAACGTCGCGGCCTGTCTGCTGGGCGGTTTCACCCTGTCCTGGATGGAAGCCGGGAGCGCCCGGGCGATCAGGATGGAGCCCGCCGATTCCATCGTTCCGGTGGTTTTCGTACCCGGAAAGCCCGTCCTGACGGAAACGGCGCGCGGACTGCTCCCGCGCTCGGTGCCGCACGTCGACGCCGCCGTCAACGCGGGCCGTGCCGCCCTGCTCGTCGAGGCCCTCACCAGGCGCCCCGAGCTGCTGCTGCCCGCCACCGAGGACCGACTGCACCAGGAGTACCGCGCGCCCGCCATGCCGGAGAGCGCGGCCCTGGTGGAGCGGCTGCGCGCGGACGGCATCCCGGCCGTCATCTCCGGCGCCGGACCCACCGTCATGGCGCTGGCCGACGCCGGCACGGCCGACAAGGTCGAACAGCTGGCGGGCCGGGACTGGGCCGCGAACCGGCTGGCCCTGGATCCGCAGGGAGCGAGCGTGCTGCCGCTCGCGACCGCGAGCACCGATTAA
- the thrC gene encoding threonine synthase gives MTHQWRGIIEEYRDRLPVSDTTPVVTLREGGTPLVPAQVLSERTGCEVHLKVEGANPTGSFKDRGMTMAISKAKEEGAKAVICASTGNTSASAAAYAVRAGMVSAVLVPQGKIALGKMGQALVHGAKILQVDGNFDDCLTLARALSDNYPVALVNSVNPVRIEGQKTAAFEIVDMLGQAPDIHVLPVGNAGNITAYWKGYKEYAADGLAAATPRMWGFQASGSAPIVRGEVVKDPSTIATAIRIGNPASWQYALAARDESGGFIDEVTDREILRAYRLLAAQEGVFVEPASAASVAGLLKAAEQGKVDPGQRIVCTVTGNGLKDPDWAVAGAPQPVTVPVDAATAAERLGLV, from the coding sequence ATGACCCACCAGTGGCGCGGAATCATCGAGGAGTACCGGGACCGGCTGCCGGTATCCGACACCACGCCGGTCGTGACGCTCCGTGAGGGCGGAACGCCCCTCGTGCCCGCGCAGGTGCTCTCCGAGCGCACCGGCTGCGAGGTCCACCTGAAGGTCGAGGGCGCCAACCCGACGGGCTCCTTCAAGGACCGCGGGATGACGATGGCCATCAGCAAGGCCAAGGAGGAGGGGGCCAAGGCGGTCATCTGCGCCTCCACCGGCAACACCTCGGCGTCCGCCGCCGCCTACGCCGTACGGGCCGGAATGGTCTCCGCCGTCCTCGTGCCGCAGGGCAAGATCGCGCTCGGCAAGATGGGCCAGGCGCTGGTGCACGGCGCGAAGATCCTCCAGGTCGACGGCAACTTCGACGACTGCCTCACGCTGGCCCGCGCCCTCTCCGACAACTACCCGGTGGCGCTGGTCAATTCGGTCAACCCGGTGCGTATCGAGGGCCAGAAGACGGCCGCGTTCGAGATCGTCGACATGCTCGGGCAGGCGCCCGACATCCATGTCCTGCCGGTCGGCAACGCGGGCAACATCACGGCCTACTGGAAGGGCTACAAGGAGTACGCCGCGGACGGCCTCGCCGCCGCGACCCCGCGCATGTGGGGCTTCCAGGCCTCCGGCAGTGCGCCCATCGTGCGCGGTGAGGTGGTCAAGGACCCGTCGACGATCGCCACCGCGATCCGGATCGGCAACCCGGCCTCCTGGCAGTACGCGCTGGCCGCGCGCGACGAGTCGGGCGGGTTCATCGACGAGGTGACGGACCGTGAGATCCTGCGCGCCTACCGCCTGTTGGCCGCTCAGGAGGGCGTCTTCGTCGAGCCCGCGTCGGCCGCGTCCGTGGCGGGTCTGCTGAAGGCCGCCGAACAGGGCAAGGTCGACCCCGGTCAGCGCATCGTGTGCACGGTCACCGGCAACGGCCTCAAGGACCCCGACTGGGCCGTCGCGGGCGCCCCGCAGCCGGTCACCGTCCCGGTCGACGCGGCGACGGCGGCCGAGCGCCTCGGCCTGGTGTGA